Proteins encoded by one window of Micromonospora coxensis:
- a CDS encoding endo-1,4-beta-xylanase — protein sequence MRIHHTSRRARSAVLATVLAAATALAVGVTVSRPGAAEAATSLKSLADAKGRDIGFALAPDRLAESAYKQIADSEFNLVVAENAMKWDATEPTRGQFTFAQGDAVADYAAAGGKKLYGHTLVWHSQLPDWASGLSGPELLQAMKAHIAGVAGHYRGKVVAWDVVNEAFADGGSGGRRDSVFQQRIGDGWIEEAFRAARAADPAADLCINDYSTDGVNAKSTAIYNLVRDFKARGVPIDCVGFQAHLIVGQVPGDLQANLQRFADLGVDVRITELDIRMPTPPTAANLATQAADYRKVVTACLAVSRCAGVTTWGITDRYSWIPQVFPGQGAALIWDDNYAPKPAYQAVAEALGGGVTAPPSTPNTSPSPTTPTPGPGTPVPGGCVVSYVPNSWNNGFTAEVRVRNDGPALTGWTVGFAFTAGQQVTNAWNTTLAQSGAQVLARNAAWNGTVPTGGTVSFGFQGTHGGSNPNPAAFTLNGATCRNG from the coding sequence ATGCGCATCCACCACACCTCCCGACGGGCCCGGTCGGCCGTGCTGGCCACCGTGCTCGCCGCCGCCACCGCGCTCGCCGTCGGCGTCACGGTCAGCCGGCCGGGCGCCGCCGAGGCCGCCACCAGCCTGAAGAGCCTGGCCGACGCCAAGGGCCGCGACATCGGCTTCGCGCTGGCCCCCGACCGGCTCGCCGAGAGCGCGTACAAGCAGATCGCCGACAGCGAGTTCAACCTCGTCGTCGCCGAGAACGCGATGAAGTGGGACGCCACCGAACCCACCCGCGGCCAGTTCACCTTCGCCCAGGGCGACGCCGTCGCCGACTACGCCGCGGCCGGCGGCAAGAAGTTGTACGGCCACACCCTGGTCTGGCACTCGCAGCTGCCCGACTGGGCGTCCGGGCTGTCCGGGCCGGAGCTGCTGCAGGCGATGAAGGCCCACATCGCCGGGGTGGCCGGCCACTACCGGGGCAAGGTCGTCGCCTGGGACGTGGTGAACGAGGCGTTCGCCGACGGCGGCTCCGGCGGACGCCGCGACAGCGTCTTCCAGCAGCGGATCGGCGACGGCTGGATCGAGGAGGCGTTCCGCGCGGCCCGCGCCGCCGACCCGGCCGCCGACCTGTGCATCAACGACTACAGCACCGACGGCGTCAACGCCAAGAGCACCGCGATCTACAACCTGGTCCGTGACTTCAAGGCCCGGGGTGTGCCGATCGACTGCGTCGGCTTCCAGGCGCACCTGATCGTCGGCCAGGTCCCCGGCGACCTGCAGGCCAACCTCCAGCGCTTCGCCGACCTCGGCGTCGACGTGCGGATCACCGAACTGGACATCCGGATGCCCACCCCGCCCACCGCGGCCAACCTCGCCACCCAGGCCGCCGACTACCGCAAGGTGGTCACCGCCTGCCTGGCGGTGAGCCGCTGCGCCGGCGTCACCACCTGGGGCATCACCGACCGGTACTCCTGGATCCCGCAGGTCTTCCCCGGCCAGGGCGCGGCGCTGATCTGGGACGACAACTACGCGCCGAAGCCGGCGTACCAGGCGGTGGCCGAGGCGCTCGGCGGGGGAGTGACCGCCCCGCCCAGCACGCCCAACACCTCACCGTCGCCGACCACGCCCACCCCCGGCCCCGGCACCCCGGTCCCGGGCGGGTGCGTGGTCAGCTACGTCCCGAACTCCTGGAACAACGGGTTCACCGCCGAGGTCCGGGTCCGCAACGACGGCCCGGCGCTCACCGGCTGGACCGTCGGGTTCGCCTTCACCGCCGGCCAGCAGGTGACCAACGCGTGGAACACCACCCTCGCCCAGTCCGGCGCGCAGGTGCTCGCCCGCAACGCCGCCTGGAACGGCACGGTGCCGACCGGCGGCACGGTGAGCTTCGGCTTCCAGGGCACCCACGGCGGGTCCAACCCGAACCC